GCCTATATAACAGAAACTATTTAGAGGAGCTGATTTTAAGAGATATAAAAAGCCAATCGAAAGCAAATCTAGCTTTAGTTGGAATCAATTTAAGTGCAGTCAGTTCTCTTAATAAAATGTATGGCTTTCAATATATTCAAGAGTTAATTAAAGTAATTGTAGAAAACTTAAATGTCCACGTAACGAAGGAAAGATTGTTATTTAGCACATATGAAAATAGATTTGTTTTCTATGTAAATAATTACGAAGATATTGAAGAACTAAAAGAGTTTGGAGAATGCTTAGCAAAAACCTTGGAGCCATATATTTCCGCAGAAAGAGTAGGCGTAGGAATAGGAATACTTGAAATTGGCTATGAAGAACACAATGTAGATAATTTATTTAAAAAACTGCTAATAGCATCAGAAAAAGCAATAGAAATAAATGACAGAGATTACTGGGTATGTGTATATGATAATAAATTAGAAACAGAGGTAATGAGAGAACAAGAAATCAAACATGAATTAACTAAAATATCTCAGCTTCATATAGATGGCAGTTTATATATACAGTACCAACCAATTTTTGATTTGAAAGCAAATAAAGTTACTGGATTTGAAGCACTATCTAGAATAAACAGTGAAAAATTAGGATTTATTTCGCCTCTTGAATTTATTCCAATTGCAGAAGAGACAAAGCTTATTATTCCTATAGGAGAAAAAATAATATCAAAATCGCTAGATTTCTTATTCAGATTAAATATTCTTGGCTTTGATGATATAGATATATCAATTAATCTCTCTGTAATTCAGTTATTTAAGAAGGATTTTCCCGAAAAGCTATTTAAAATAATTAAAGAGAAAAATGTAAATCCACAAAATATTATTTTAGAAATAACAGAATCTATTTATTCATCGGACTATGATTATTTAAATATAATACTAAATGATTTAAAGAGGATAGGATTGAAAATTTCTATCGATGATTTTGGGACTGGATACTCATCTTTATCTAGAGAAAGAGACTTGAATATTGACTGCTTGAAGTTAGACAAATCCTTCATAGATAAGCTTATGTATTTATCTCCAGAAGAAGCAATTACAGGAGATATTATATCAATGGCTCATAAACTGGGACATAGCGTAGTAGCTGAAGGTGTGGAGCATGAAAAGCAAATGAATTATCTCAAAAGCTCTGACTGTGATAGGATTCAAGGCTATTTTATAAGCAGACCTCTGGATGAAGAGAAAGCTATTGAATTTTTAAAATAAGAAAAAGCTACCTAGAAAAAAATTGAGCAGTATATTGATTGTTATGATGCTTAGTATCAATATATTGCATTAAATTTATTTTTCTAAGTAGCTTTTTTTTGACTATAAAAATGCTTTATTAATCGTATAGAATATAGCTTTATTTGATTTGATTAGGAGTAAAATCAGCTATCATAGATTTGTAAGCGGATTCTAAAATATCAAAATTAATTTTATGGCTATACTTTGAGTTATCTCTTTCTAAAATAAGTAGCTTTGAAGAAATAAGGTTGTTTAAATGGTAAGAAATAGTAGCTTGAGAGACATTGAGCGTAGTTGCTATTTCTTTTGCAGATGTAGCTCCTTGAGCTATGAGCTTTATAACTTCATATCTAGTTTTATCACCTAGGTTTTTGAATAAAAGCACACGATCCTTTAGTTCGTTTTCTTTTGCGTTTTGTATCAGCTCAAGAAAATCCTCGACATCAATTCCCCACCTTAGATAAGGCGTTTTATCACTAGTATTAATTTCTAAAGCATATGAATTTATAAAGGATATGAGAATGTTACCACTAGGAAGAAGCTTTTTATTAAGTAAATTATCTGTCATAGTAGGTAAAGCATCTCCATTTGAATCATTAAGCTTTTTTTCTACAAATTTTCCAAATTCAATTATCTTAGATTCTTTAAGTCTATATTCGTTTTCAAATAATGGAATAAGAGTTTCAATTAATGAAATCCACTCATTGGTCATGGTTTTTGGCTGCCTAAGAAGTGAAGAAATTTTCCATTTTTCTTCATCGTTGGCATCAAGCTGTTCTAGTAAATCAATCTGCTTATTTTTATCATTCATATACTTAGTAACATCATCGTATATATCCTCTGCATGAAGAATCTTATCATTTTCAGTAATGCTAGCGTATATCTTTGACAGAAAGCTTCTTAATAGCTCGTCTTCAGTAAGACTTTTTAGTTTGTTAAGATAAGAATCAACAGAATCATAGCCGAAAAAGGAATTTAGCTTAGTTAGCATCACAGGCATAGATAAATTCGAAAAATAAAATCTGTTAATTTCTTTTTCAAAAGGCTTCAGCTTAGTTGCAAGGGCTTCATAGTACTCAAATGTATCCTCTAAAATATAGTCATTGTAATAATCAATATCTAAATCTCTAGATTTTTTTTCTGAAAATCTTAAGCATTCTGGAAAAGTAATTAAGTCTATGATTTTGCTTTCAGTGGCGAAAAATTTATATTGCATGACTCCTCCTCTTGTTCATTAGTTATAAATGGCTTCTTAAAATATATAGTGGCAAGCAGGACTATAATCCCAACAAAAATAATTGTTAATGAAATAGATACCTTTTCTACTAATAATCCAAATAAAATCTGCCCCAAAGGGATTGAAGCAAGTAGACCTAAATTCATCACTGATCCGACTCTGCTTATAAAATCTCTAGGAACTATAGTCTGCAAAAGAGTTCCTAAAGAAATATTTACGATTGTCGAAAGCAAGGTTACTATACATACCATGATGCCTATAGCTAACATTGGGACTAGCGTTGTATCAAAGTAATTAATAAAAATATTACTAGAAAAGAATGCAATTAGTAAAATAATAATACTTATGGCGAAAAAGGTTTGAATTGCTAGTTTGCCAATATCCATAGACTTTGCTTTTTTTCCAACTATTACAGGAGCTAGTAGCATGGATATTCCAATACAGGTAGTAAGTACTCCATATTGAATCTCAGTACTATGGAAGACTTTAAAGAACAGAAATATCAATCCTACACTTAGAAGAGGACCGATTGAAAAATTTAAAAACACACCAAAGCCTATTATATTTACTAAAATTTTATGTTTTTTTAAAACCGTAATTCCTGAAATAAAATCCTTTTTAAAATTATTAAAATCTAATTTTTCAGGCTCCTTATTATATTTTGGAACTTCTATAGTCATTTCTAAAATTGCAGATAGTATAAAGCTTATAGAATTAATTATCAATAGAAGCTGCATCCCGAAGAAAGCGTAAAGTGAAGATGCTATTAGTGGAGATGCTATATTTGAAATACTATCGATCATCGATTTAATACTATTGGCTTCAAGTAATCTTTCTTTTGGCATAATACTAGGAATAACTGCTCCCATGGCACTGTCAAAAAATATTTCAACTATTTCTAATAAGAAAACTAAAACATAGATACTTATTAAACTCATGCCACCGTTTATATAAAAGTATAAAGCAAATCCCCCGATTAGAAAACCGTTAATTAAATCTAATCTTATTATAGTTTTTTTCCTATCAAACCAATCTCCAAAAACTCCACCTACAGGTGATAATAATATTCTAGGAATTATTGAAATTGCAAGCATACTTGAAAATATAAGAGCTGAGCCTGTGATGGATAATACATACAGGGATAAAGCAAACTGTTGCATATTACTTCCTAATAGAGAACTGAATTTTCCAATCATTAAATTTCTAAAGTTTTTTTCTTTTAAAATATTCATCTCAAAACCTCCATAAGATATTTACCTAAAAAATAATTATTATTTAGATATTTATATATTAAATTAGATAAATATCTAAGTCAAGTAAATTGATTATAAAAAAATCTTATTTTTATTAATATCTTAGATAATTAAAATAAAATTCTATCTATTACAACTTTTTGATTAATAATATAGAACTAGGGAATCATATATGATATAATTTACTTATTACAGGGTAAATAATATTTACTAAGCTTGAGTTTTTTCTAGGAGGATTATATGGAAAATACAACACTATCTCAATTTTTTGATTTTGAAGTTCATTTTAAAGAGTTTATAAAAAGAAATTCATATTTTACTAATGTTGCTAGTGCTTATTTTGCAATTTTTAATGACAATACAACTAGGATAAACTATAAATATAAATATAACTTCAGTGATGTTTTGACTGCTTCTTTAATAAAGAGTATGATATCTGATTCAGAGATAGTCGAAAAAAACCATATAAGTGAAATTAGAAAATGTAATAATCCTCCTTTTGAATGCGGGAAAAATGTTTATATGATTAATGCCATTAATCCTGCAAGTAATCGTACAGATATACTAGGTTCTTTAATTGTATGCTCAGATATACCACCTTCATATTCCTGTGAAAATAGTGTATTTAATTTACCGTATTTTTTGCAAATTGTTTATCACATTGAGACTGTCCTATCAAACTATGAGAAAATTTACTATATTGTTGATACTTTTACTGAGGTTATGGCATCTAAAGATACTATTATGCCTTACCATATGACAGGAGTTGCAAACAATTGTATAGAGCTCTCCATATTTTTAGGGCTAGAACCTATAGACCAAACCTTACTTTACTTTTCAGCGCTACTGCATGATATAGGTAAGCTTTTTATTCCTGAGGCAATAATAAATAAAGAAGAGGAATTGACAGATGATGAGCTAAATATATTTAAAATACATGCACGAAAAAGTGAAGAAATGTTAAAAACTATACTTCATGGTATGACTTTGTTTGAGGATATACCAAAAATAGTGAGACACCATCATGAAAATTACGATGGTTCAGGATATCCAGATGGACTAAGTGGAGAAGGTATACCATATTTGAGTAGGGTTCTAAAAGTTGCAGACGCAGTAGATAAAATTTCTTCAAAAAATGCATACAAAACAAGAGGAGTAGTAGATAGCATAATAAAAGAGCTTAAAATAAATAGTGGTAAGATTTATGACCCAGCTTTAGCTAAAGCCATGATTAAGATATTAGTAACTGAAAATGAAAATCTTATAGAAGAAAATACAGGGAGTACAATTTATATTCCTCAGTGTTCATTTAGCTTTTCCTATATGGAAAAAACTAATATAAAATCATTAACAGGCAACTTAATTCTAAGAGGTAATTCAGGAACCTTTGTTATTCATGATTACGATAACAAGATTTATTCAATTAATGCGATGCTAAACAGTACAATTAGTTTTTTTAAAAATGGTGAAATATTTGAATACAAGGTACTAGTTAAGAAAATTGAAGATGGCAGACTTTATCTAGATAATATTAGATTTTTGCCAACAGATACAACCTTTTCTATGGTATGGAATAATAGTGCTATTTTATATAATAAAGAACTGAATAAAAGGAATAGAGTTGATATTATAAAGCTTGGCGGAGATGCAGTGATATTTACTGTTGATAAAAATAGTGACTTAGCTCGGGAATTATTGGATAATATTAAAGGAGAGTTTCAAATTCATATCAAGGAAAGTATTGATGAAATAGAATTAGATACTACCTTAAATATTAAAATAGTAAAATATTATTTAGGATATGGGTACACTTTTATATGCAGATATTTAAATATCCAGTCAGGTCAGAAGGATTTGATATTAAGATTACTATTTAGAAAGCAAATGGAAAATAGGAAGTGGAAAACAAAACTTTTAGTTGATTAGCTTATATTTTCCATACATGAGCTAGGGGGATTATAATGCCGTTTGAAATTATAAGAGACGATATAACGAAGGTTGACGTAGATGCCATTGTAAATGCTGCGAACTCTTCTCTGCTTGGAGGAGGAGGGGTGGATGGTGCAATCCATAAAGCTGCAGGCTATAAACTTCTAGAAGAATGCAGAGGACTTGGTGGATGTAAGGTAGGCGAAGCAAAGATAACAAAAGGGTATGACCTGCCATCAAGATATGTCATTCATACTGTTGGGCCTGTATGGCAGGGTGGAGGACTTCATGAGGATGAGTTTTTATATGATTGCTACAAAAATTCTTTAGCTCTAGCTTTGAACTATAGCCTTGAAAGCCTTGCTTTTCCACTTATTTCATCTGGAGCATTTGGTTATCCAAAGGCAAGGGCATTAAAAATAGCTATATCAGCAATTAGTGATTTTCTTTTAGAAAATGATATGAAAATTATATTGGTTGTTTATGATAAGGCAGCATTTACAATATCTGAAAAGCTTTTTTCATCGATAGAAGAATATATAGATGATAGGTATATTGAAGATAGACCTTATGAAAGTAGAGATATAAATAGAGAAGCAGGAGTATTTTATTTAAATAAAGTATATGAAGAAACTGTAAAGAAGTCATATCAACAATCAGTAGAAAAAGAATATAAAAGGAATTTAGCTGGGGTTGTAAATCAGCTAGATGATACTTTTTCACAAAGATTGCTCGGTCTTATTGATGAGAAAAAACTGACTGATGCAATGACCTATAAAAGAGCTAATATAGACAGAAAGCTTTTTTCTAAAATTAGAAATGATATTTATTACAGACCTAGTAAACCTACAGCTATTGCTTTTGCTATTGCCCTAGAGCTTAATTTAGATGAAACTAAAGATTTACTTCTTAGAGCAGGGTATGCATTATCTCATAGCAATAAGTTTGATTTGATTATAGAATATTTTATTCAAAATAAAAATTATGATATATTTGAAATAAATGAAGCGCTATTTGCGTTTGATCAAAATCTCCTCGGAGGATGATGATTTGTCGCTTACTAGGCGACCATTAATAATATAAAAAATGATATCCTCTAATCATACCAAATGATTGGAGGTTTTTTTATGAAAGAAAGTTTAACTGAACTTGTGTTTATTCTAGATAGAAGTGGCTCTATGGGAGGACTTGAAAGTGACACAATAGGCGGTTATAACGCCATGCTTTCAAAACAGAAAAATCAAAATGGAAGTGCTAAAGTCACTACAGTTTTATTTGATGATGAATACGAACTAATTCATGAGAGATTAGATATTGAAAAGGTAGAGCCAATCACTGAAAAGCAATATTTTGTGAGAGGAACTACGGCACTGCTAGATGCAATAGGGAGAACTTTAAGCCTGATGATATCTATTTCAAAAACTGTCAATAAGGATGCAAAGTCTAATAAAGTAATTTTTGTGATAACAACTGATGGAATGGAAAATGCGAGCGTAGAGTATAGCTATAAAAAAATCAAGAAAATGATAGAATATCAAAAAGAAAAGTATGGATGGGAATTTATATTTTTAGGTGCAAATATTGATGCAATTGATACAGCACAGAGGTTTGGAATTAATAAGGATATGGCTACTAATTTTAAGGCTGATAGCCAAGGAGTGTCATTAAATTATGAAGTTGTAAGCGAAGCGCTAACTTGTTTTAGATCAAATAAGAAAATGACTAAAGAGTGGAAGAAACGTATAGAAGAGGACTATATTTCAAGAGCTAAATAATAATTTCATAACTAGTAAAATAAGGTATAATATTCTTATATAATGATTATACCTTATTTTCGTGCACAAATTTATATTTAATCAAAATCAATGTTCAATTTCATTTATGAATGTAATTCTTAGGAGGGATTAAGGATGATAAACATAAGCGAAATAAAATCAGATTTACCAAAAGGAAAAAGAACTAATATTGAATTAAAAAGCCATGAAATTTTAAATGAACTTTGTTTGGAATATGAATGGGTGGACAATGACGAAGTTTCATCTATGGAAGAGTGCACTGAAATATCAGAAAAACTAGGAGCAGAAATAAGGAAAAGCATTTTTTTGTGTAATAGACAAAAAAACATGTTTTTTCTGCTTATCATGCCAGCAAACAAAGCTTTTGATACAAAAGTATTTTCTGCAGCCTTAAATGTGCCAAGGCTATCATTCGCATCTGGAGAGCTTATGGAAGAATATTTAGGTGTTCTCCCTGGGAATGCAAGTGTAATGAGTCTTATTAACGATAAGGATAATAGGGTTCAGCTTGTAATTGACGATGAAGTAGCAAAAAATGATTGGTTTGGATGTAATCCAGGAGTTAATACTAGCCACCTAAAGATTAAAACTAATGATTTAATTGATAAATTTCTTCCCTATATAAATCATAAGCCCACAATAATATCATTATAAATTAAATAAGAACCAGACCCATTAAACAAATATAAATAGCCCATATTTAGTGAAAACTTAGTTGATTTTACAATATAAACGTATACAGGTTTTTAATTTTAAAAACTGTATACGTTTTTTATTGTGAATACAACGCTAATCATTTATTTTATATGCTTCAATGGACTTGGAAATATAATATATTGTTCTTTCCGTGGCTTCTTCTAAAGTACCTTTCCACATTTTAGATATTATTCTGTCTAACATTCCTTCGTAAATAAGAAGTGAAAGCTCACTTACTTTATCTATGTAATTTTGATTTAGATAACCATCTTTTACACATTTTTCAAGAGATTGAGCAGTTCTATCGTAAATATTGTATTGAAGTAGCATATTTTTTAAATCTATATCGTCATCTGGAGTAAGTTCGTCAGGAAAAATAGCATAGTATTCTCTAAGGGCAACATTCAAATTATTGCCAAACTCTTCAAAGAAAATCTTATGATATAAAACGGGATTTTGAAAAGAATAATAACAAAAACATTCCCATATTCTCAAATATTTATCATATGAGTTTTTTGATTTTTTCGTATAGTTGATCAAATTATCAGCATAGGATTTTAAATATTTTAGTGATGCAAAAGCAATAAGATGGTCTAAATTTTCAAAATAATTATATAGGGTGGCACTATTATATCCTGCGATATCGGATATCTTTCTAATAGTTACCATATCAATTCCCTCTTCTTCCATTATTTTATATGTAGCTTCGATATAGTACTTCATTATTCTTCTTCGTTGTATTAATTTTTTATCTATTATTTCTGTCATAATAAACCTCTCAATTTTAATATTTAGTCAATATAAGCAGGAGACATACTTTTATTATAATCCATATAAAGATTATGTTAAAAGAAAATAAATTATTTATCATTATTTAATCATGATTATTTTATAATTATGTTGACAGAATAATCTAAATAATAGTATTATTTTAACAACGTTATATTTATAACGAAATGTTATTAGCCTTATAAAGTTTTTCTATCAAAGGAGGAAAATGCATGAAACTGAAAATAGGCAATTTTTATGTTAAAGACATTATTTTTGGTGAAACAACAAAGTTTGAGCAAGGTATATTACAAATAAATAAGGAAGAGGCTTTGAGAGTAGTATATGAAGATGAAAATATCACTGATGCTGATTTGATAATAGCAAAACCAGGAGATAAGGTGAGAATAGTACCTGTTAAGGAAGCGATAGAGCCTAGATATAGAGTTGAAGGAGGACCGGTTTTTCCAGGAGTAACAGGTGAGCTTATGCAAGCTGGAAACGGCGCTACGTATGCACTAAAGAAT
This is a stretch of genomic DNA from Acetoanaerobium sticklandii. It encodes these proteins:
- a CDS encoding HD-GYP domain-containing protein, coding for MENTTLSQFFDFEVHFKEFIKRNSYFTNVASAYFAIFNDNTTRINYKYKYNFSDVLTASLIKSMISDSEIVEKNHISEIRKCNNPPFECGKNVYMINAINPASNRTDILGSLIVCSDIPPSYSCENSVFNLPYFLQIVYHIETVLSNYEKIYYIVDTFTEVMASKDTIMPYHMTGVANNCIELSIFLGLEPIDQTLLYFSALLHDIGKLFIPEAIINKEEELTDDELNIFKIHARKSEEMLKTILHGMTLFEDIPKIVRHHHENYDGSGYPDGLSGEGIPYLSRVLKVADAVDKISSKNAYKTRGVVDSIIKELKINSGKIYDPALAKAMIKILVTENENLIEENTGSTIYIPQCSFSFSYMEKTNIKSLTGNLILRGNSGTFVIHDYDNKIYSINAMLNSTISFFKNGEIFEYKVLVKKIEDGRLYLDNIRFLPTDTTFSMVWNNSAILYNKELNKRNRVDIIKLGGDAVIFTVDKNSDLARELLDNIKGEFQIHIKESIDEIELDTTLNIKIVKYYLGYGYTFICRYLNIQSGQKDLILRLLFRKQMENRKWKTKLLVD
- a CDS encoding MFS transporter yields the protein MNILKEKNFRNLMIGKFSSLLGSNMQQFALSLYVLSITGSALIFSSMLAISIIPRILLSPVGGVFGDWFDRKKTIIRLDLINGFLIGGFALYFYINGGMSLISIYVLVFLLEIVEIFFDSAMGAVIPSIMPKERLLEANSIKSMIDSISNIASPLIASSLYAFFGMQLLLIINSISFILSAILEMTIEVPKYNKEPEKLDFNNFKKDFISGITVLKKHKILVNIIGFGVFLNFSIGPLLSVGLIFLFFKVFHSTEIQYGVLTTCIGISMLLAPVIVGKKAKSMDIGKLAIQTFFAISIIILLIAFFSSNIFINYFDTTLVPMLAIGIMVCIVTLLSTIVNISLGTLLQTIVPRDFISRVGSVMNLGLLASIPLGQILFGLLVEKVSISLTIIFVGIIVLLATIYFKKPFITNEQEEESCNINFSPLKAKS
- a CDS encoding macro domain-containing protein; amino-acid sequence: MPFEIIRDDITKVDVDAIVNAANSSLLGGGGVDGAIHKAAGYKLLEECRGLGGCKVGEAKITKGYDLPSRYVIHTVGPVWQGGGLHEDEFLYDCYKNSLALALNYSLESLAFPLISSGAFGYPKARALKIAISAISDFLLENDMKIILVVYDKAAFTISEKLFSSIEEYIDDRYIEDRPYESRDINREAGVFYLNKVYEETVKKSYQQSVEKEYKRNLAGVVNQLDDTFSQRLLGLIDEKKLTDAMTYKRANIDRKLFSKIRNDIYYRPSKPTAIAFAIALELNLDETKDLLLRAGYALSHSNKFDLIIEYFIQNKNYDIFEINEALFAFDQNLLGG
- a CDS encoding ArsR/SmtB family transcription factor, which encodes MQYKFFATESKIIDLITFPECLRFSEKKSRDLDIDYYNDYILEDTFEYYEALATKLKPFEKEINRFYFSNLSMPVMLTKLNSFFGYDSVDSYLNKLKSLTEDELLRSFLSKIYASITENDKILHAEDIYDDVTKYMNDKNKQIDLLEQLDANDEEKWKISSLLRQPKTMTNEWISLIETLIPLFENEYRLKESKIIEFGKFVEKKLNDSNGDALPTMTDNLLNKKLLPSGNILISFINSYALEINTSDKTPYLRWGIDVEDFLELIQNAKENELKDRVLLFKNLGDKTRYEVIKLIAQGATSAKEIATTLNVSQATISYHLNNLISSKLLILERDNSKYSHKINFDILESAYKSMIADFTPNQIK
- a CDS encoding vWA domain-containing protein: MKESLTELVFILDRSGSMGGLESDTIGGYNAMLSKQKNQNGSAKVTTVLFDDEYELIHERLDIEKVEPITEKQYFVRGTTALLDAIGRTLSLMISISKTVNKDAKSNKVIFVITTDGMENASVEYSYKKIKKMIEYQKEKYGWEFIFLGANIDAIDTAQRFGINKDMATNFKADSQGVSLNYEVVSEALTCFRSNKKMTKEWKKRIEEDYISRAK
- a CDS encoding prolyl-tRNA synthetase associated domain-containing protein; the encoded protein is MINISEIKSDLPKGKRTNIELKSHEILNELCLEYEWVDNDEVSSMEECTEISEKLGAEIRKSIFLCNRQKNMFFLLIMPANKAFDTKVFSAALNVPRLSFASGELMEEYLGVLPGNASVMSLINDKDNRVQLVIDDEVAKNDWFGCNPGVNTSHLKIKTNDLIDKFLPYINHKPTIISL
- a CDS encoding EAL domain-containing protein — protein: MFVKILLVDDSASDRMIIKNMLQDYSIYTACDGIEAIEYIENCDDIDLMILDLNMPNMNGFQVLEILNSRYKDKNIKTIILTSYDEIDNEIRGLQMGAVDYIRKPIHMNSLKARIEVHAQLLKTQRILEQQLQEQGLTLDLIINQAPIGIAISYSSDLNNIWRDEYCIFSPMFLNITGRSRHELISLGWENISHPDDLDDELVYNNKLRTGELESYTIDKRIIKPDGSVVWVHLIMSNIYLSPERPCNQICLIQDITQRKSFENALIESERSKSVLLSHLPGLAYRCNYDDDWTMQFVSEGCYELTGYKADSLLHNKELSYNDIISPEYREILSNEWKTVLRNRDSFSYEYEIITSTKEKKWVIELGEGIFDKDGNIEALEGIVIDISYRKAMENELKYSNEHDRWTGLYNRNYLEELILRDIKSQSKANLALVGINLSAVSSLNKMYGFQYIQELIKVIVENLNVHVTKERLLFSTYENRFVFYVNNYEDIEELKEFGECLAKTLEPYISAERVGVGIGILEIGYEEHNVDNLFKKLLIASEKAIEINDRDYWVCVYDNKLETEVMREQEIKHELTKISQLHIDGSLYIQYQPIFDLKANKVTGFEALSRINSEKLGFISPLEFIPIAEETKLIIPIGEKIISKSLDFLFRLNILGFDDIDISINLSVIQLFKKDFPEKLFKIIKEKNVNPQNIILEITESIYSSDYDYLNIILNDLKRIGLKISIDDFGTGYSSLSRERDLNIDCLKLDKSFIDKLMYLSPEEAITGDIISMAHKLGHSVVAEGVEHEKQMNYLKSSDCDRIQGYFISRPLDEEKAIEFLK
- a CDS encoding TetR/AcrR family transcriptional regulator, translated to MTEIIDKKLIQRRRIMKYYIEATYKIMEEEGIDMVTIRKISDIAGYNSATLYNYFENLDHLIAFASLKYLKSYADNLINYTKKSKNSYDKYLRIWECFCYYSFQNPVLYHKIFFEEFGNNLNVALREYYAIFPDELTPDDDIDLKNMLLQYNIYDRTAQSLEKCVKDGYLNQNYIDKVSELSLLIYEGMLDRIISKMWKGTLEEATERTIYYISKSIEAYKIND